TGCTCAGCTGCAGCTCGTTGAGTACGCCGGGCAGGTCGTCGACTATCGGTTCCTGCAAGGCGGCCAGGCCCTGGGACAGGCTGGCCTGGTAGTGCTGGCTGCCGCTGACGCTGCGCGCCACGCCGTGCTCGATGTCGTCGACCAGCTCGATCACCTGCTGCTGGCCGGTGCGCGCCTCCTCCAGCTCGCCATGGATCACGTATTCACGGAACAGCTTGAGTGCGGTTTCCGGGGGGAAGCTGATGAAGTCGTTGACGATCTTGTCCAGGCGCCGGTTCAACTCGGGCTCCCGGCCCTGGCAGTAGGTGTACCAGAGGGCGTAGTGCACCGGGTTCGGCGGGATGTCGTGGCGCACCATGTGCGGCACCGCCTGCTTGAGCAAGTCCGCGGCCTCGCGGGTTTCTTCCGGGTATTGCTCGAGGATGGAGGGAGCTTTCGGCGGCTGGCTCATGCACGTCACTGTGGGGTGGGGCGAATGGACAAAGAATAGAGTAGTTGGGGGCGGATCGCCTCGCAAAAGGCCCGGTCTGGCCGGGCCTTTCGTCTGCGCCGAGTGGTCAGGCCGCCAGCAGGCTGCGCAGCATCCAGGCGGTCTTCTCATGCACCTGCATGCGCTGGGTCAGCAGGTCGGCGGTCGGTTCGTCACTGACCCGGTCCAGCAGCGGGAAGATGCCGCGGGCGGTGCGCACTACCGCTTCCTGACCCTGGACCAGCAGTTTGATCATGTCCTCGGCGGAGGGTACGCCTTCCTCTTCCTTGATCGAAGACAGGCGTGCGTAGGCGGCATAGGTGCCCGGTGCCGGGAAGCCCAGGGCGCGGATGCGTTCGGCTATCAGGTCCACCGCCAGGGCCAGCTCGGTGTATTGCGCCTCGAACATCAGGTGCAGGGTGTTGAACATCGGACCGGTGACGTTCCAGTGAAAGTTGTGGGTCTTCAGGTACAGGGTGTAGGTGTCCGCCAGCAGGCGGGACAGTCCTTCGGCAATGGCGGCGCGGTCCTGTTCGGCGATGCCGATGTTGATTTCCATACCTTTATCTCCTCTCAGGTTGCCGGGGCAGACGCCCCCCTCGATGGCGGCAGCCTATCACAGGGCGGGCGGCGCTCGGCTTGTCTTGTGTCAATCGGGCTCATGGTCGCTGGCTATGGCGCTCGCCCGCTTTCACAGATGGGCCAGCTCCGGTCTGAGCTGCAAGGTGCGGTTGAAGTGCTCGACCCAGTGGCGGCTGAACTGCTGGCCGGCCAGGTTGTTGATCTCGAGGATGGCGCGCAGGCGCGGGCGCTTGCTCAGGGTCTGGTGGGCGCGCTCGTGGGTGCGGGCGTCGAAGGTGTCGGTGATGTTCAGCAGCAGGGCGCCGGGGTGAATCTCGGCTTCACGCAGGCCTTTCGGGTAGCCGCTGCCGTCCGCATGCTCCTGATGCTGCAGGATGATTTCGCGCGCGCTGGCCCAGGCCGGCATGTGTTTGAGCAGTTCACCGGCCAGGCGCGGGTGACTCTGCATGAGGCGGCGCTCCTCGCGGCTGAGTGCGCTCCGCTTGTGCAGCAGGTCCAGGGGCAGAAAGGCCATGCCGAGGTCGTGCAGGCATACCGCGGCGGCCAGTTGTGCCGGCTCCACCGGTTCTCCGGCGCTGTGGTTGATGGCCAGCGTCAGTTCGAGCAGGCGCAGGCCGCGGCCATGCCAGAAGGACGAGCGATGCTCGCCGGCGCTCATCAGTTCGATGAAGAACTGCAGGTCGGCATCCAGGGCGATGGCGTGGCGTTCTAACAGTTGGCGGATCTGTTCCTGGCTGGCGACCTCGGCCGGTTGCAAACGGGTGCTGGGGTCCAGGTGCTGCAGCAGGGTGCGGCGGATCTCGTCCTGCTGCGCCGGCGGGGCGGCCGCCAGCGCCCGCAGGGCCTGGCACTGGCTGGCGATGCTGTGCGGATCGGGTGGCTCGGCCAGCCCCAGCGCCGCATCGATCAGGCTGCGCAGCTGGTCGAGGCTGAGCAGCAGGATGTCGCCGAGCAGGCTGTCGAAGTGCAGGGCGCCCTCGCGCAGACGCTCGAGCACGTCCTCCATGGCCTGTGGTAGCGGCAGCAGGTGGTTCAGCTCGACATAGCCCAGGCTGCCCTTGATGGTGTGTACCAGGCGGAACAGTTCGCGCAGGCGCGAGCTGTCGTCGGGAAAGCGTTCCAGCTCGATCAGCAGCTGCTCGCAGCGCGGCAGCTGCTCGGCGGTGTCGAGGCGGAACTCCTCCAGCAGTTCACTGGGGATGTCGGCGGTGCGGGGCAGGGCCATGGGCGGTCTCCGCGAGGCGGGAGTATCAGTATAGGAAGGTGCCGTATGGTCGCGCGGGCGGTGGGCTGCGCCTGGGCGATTAACCCTATATAATCGCGCCCCTTGTTGCGGATGCGGAATCGCACCGATCACGGCGCCTGGGCGCCATTGGTCGCCTGTTTCTGCTGTTTCCCCTCCGAATTGCAGAAAATGCCTGCTGCCTGTCGGGGTTTGCCCCGGGCGCGAATTCAAGACTGATTAGAGAAGCGAACCACGATCATGATGCGCAGCCACTATTGCGGCCAGTTGAACGAGA
This DNA window, taken from Pseudomonas alcaligenes, encodes the following:
- a CDS encoding HD domain-containing phosphohydrolase; the protein is MALPRTADIPSELLEEFRLDTAEQLPRCEQLLIELERFPDDSSRLRELFRLVHTIKGSLGYVELNHLLPLPQAMEDVLERLREGALHFDSLLGDILLLSLDQLRSLIDAALGLAEPPDPHSIASQCQALRALAAAPPAQQDEIRRTLLQHLDPSTRLQPAEVASQEQIRQLLERHAIALDADLQFFIELMSAGEHRSSFWHGRGLRLLELTLAINHSAGEPVEPAQLAAAVCLHDLGMAFLPLDLLHKRSALSREERRLMQSHPRLAGELLKHMPAWASAREIILQHQEHADGSGYPKGLREAEIHPGALLLNITDTFDARTHERAHQTLSKRPRLRAILEINNLAGQQFSRHWVEHFNRTLQLRPELAHL
- a CDS encoding Dps family protein, whose amino-acid sequence is MEINIGIAEQDRAAIAEGLSRLLADTYTLYLKTHNFHWNVTGPMFNTLHLMFEAQYTELALAVDLIAERIRALGFPAPGTYAAYARLSSIKEEEGVPSAEDMIKLLVQGQEAVVRTARGIFPLLDRVSDEPTADLLTQRMQVHEKTAWMLRSLLAA